Proteins co-encoded in one Ziziphus jujuba cultivar Dongzao chromosome 9, ASM3175591v1 genomic window:
- the LOC107427466 gene encoding squalene monooxygenase SE1-like: MEIYQYILGGAIAFMLGFVLLLSSRDNKDTRASKGRQTENGLKISQSGKCHSEMAGSTDIIIVGAGVAGSALAYALGKDGRQVHVIERDLTEPDRIVGELLQPGGYLKLVDLGLEDCVNEIDAQKVFGYVLYKDGKNSHLPYPLEKFHSDVAGRSFHHGRFIQRLREKAASLPNVRLEQGTVSSLIEEKGTVKGVQYKSITGQELTANAPLTIVCDGCYSNLRRSLCNPKVDIPSCFVGLVLENCKLPFTNHGHVVLADPSPILFYPISSTEIRCLVDVPGQKVPSISNGEMAQYLKTKVAPQVPPELYTAFIASIEKGNIKSMPNRSMPASPHPTAGAVLLGDAFNMRHPLTGGGMTVALSDVVVIRNLLRPLHNLNDASSMCKYLESFHTLRKPVASTINTLAGALYKVFCASPDPARKEMRKACFDYLSLGGIFSSGPISILSGLNPRPLSLVLHFFAVAIYGVTSLLLPFPSPKRMWIGARLILGASGIIFPIIKAEGVRQMFFPVTVPAYHRSPPIN; encoded by the exons ATGGAAATTTACCAGTATATATTGGGTGGAGCTATAGCTTTTATGTTGGGGTTTGTTTTGCTATTGAGTTCAAGGGATAATAAGGACACCAGAGCTTCAAAGGGAAGACAAACGGAGAATGGTTTGAAGATATCTCAGAGTGGAAAATGTCATTCTGAGATGGCTGGAAGTACAGACATCATCATTGTTGGTGCTGGAGTTGCTGGTTCTGCGCTGGCTTATGCTCTTGGGAAG GATGGACGCCAAGTGCATGTAATTGAAAGGGACTTGACTGAACCTGACAGAATTGTAGGTGAACTGCTACAACCAGGGGGATATCTGAAATTAGTCGACTTGGGTTTGGAAG ATTGTGTCAATGAGATTGATGCACAGAAAGTGTTTGGCTATGTTCTTTACAAGGATGGGaaaaactcccaccttccataTCCCCTGGAAAAATTCCATTCTGATGTGGCTGGGAGAAGCTTTCACCATGGCCGTTTTATTCAAAGGTTAAGGGAAAAAGCTGCATCTCTACCCAA TGTGAGATTGGAACAAGGAACTGTAAGCTCCCTGATTGAAGAGAAGGGTACTGTGAAAGGGGTGCAGTATAAATCCATAACTGGTCAAGAGCTGACCGCTAATGCTCCCCTCACAATAGTATGTGATGGTTGTTATTCGAACTTGAGACGCTCACTTTGCAATCCTAAG GTTGATATTCCTTCATGCTTTGTGGGATTGGTTCTTGAGAATTGTAAGCTTCCATTCACAAATCATGGGCATGTAGTTCTAGCAGATCCTTCACCCATATTGTTTTATCCAATAAGTAGCACTGAAATTCGCTGTCTGGTTGATGTCCCCGGCCAGAAGGTACCTTCCATTTCTAATGGTGAAATGGCCcaatatttgaaaacaaaagtgGCACCTCAG GTTCCGCCTGAGCTGTACACTGCTTTCATAGCTTCCATCGAAAAAGGAAACATAAAATCTATGCCAAACAGAAGCATGCCTGCTTCTCCTCATCCCACTGCCGGTGCCGTTCTATTGGGGGATGCATTCAACATGCGGCATCCTTTAACTGGAGGAGGAATGACTGTTGCTCTATCTGACGTTGTTGTGATAAGGAATCTCCTGAGACCTCTACACAACCTCAATGATGCATCTTCAATGTGCAAATATCTCGAATCCTTTCATACCCTTCGTAAG CCTGTGGCATCTACAATAAACACATTGGCAGGTGCCTTATACAAGGTGTTCTGTGCATCTCCTGATCCAGCAAGGAAGGAAATGCGAAAGGCATGTTTTGATTACCTGAGCCTTGGAGGCATTTTCTCTAGTGGACCAATTTCCATTCTCTCCGGCCTAAACCCTCGGCCATTGAGCTTGGTTCTTCATTTCTTTGCTGTGGCTATATATGGCGTTACGAGCTTGTTACTTCCATTTCCTTCACCTAAACGCATGTGGATTGGAGCGAGGTTGATTTTG GGTGCATCAGGAATCATTTTCCCTATAATCAAAGCTGAAGGAGTTAGACAGATGTTCTTCCCTGTAACTGTGCCAGCATACCATAGATCTCCTCCTATTAATTga
- the LOC107427421 gene encoding squalene monooxygenase SE2-like isoform X2 — protein MEYYHYILLSGAFAFILSFVWLIYTSSTSRRNKEELPTTPSMADNQTADRALQMSQNRKCQLSKMAETADIIIVGAGVAGSALAYALGKDGWQVHVIERDLTEPDRIVGEYLQPGGYLKLLELGLQDCVNGIDAQQVFGYILSMDGKNCKLPYPLENFHPDVAGRGFHHGPFIQKLRQKVASLPNVKLEEGTVGSLIEEKGTVKGVKYKSKAGNDQTANAPLTIVCDGCHSNLKRSLCIPKVDFPSCYVGLVLENCELPFSSHGHVALADPLPLVFYPISSNEVRCLVDVPGQRVPSISTGEMARYLKTVVAPQVPPELYTAFLASIEKGNIKSMPNRSMPAAPYPTAGALLIGDAFNMRNALTGGGMTVALSDVVLPVASTINALSDALYKVFGKSTDPAREEMRQACFDYLSLGGIFSSGPISILSGLNPCPWCLLLHFFAVVTYGVMRLLLPFPSPKRMWIGARMILGASGIIYPIIKAEGVRQMFFPVTVPAYHRTTPVNLAKENKILK, from the exons ATGGAATATTaccattatatattattgagtGGAGCTTTTGCTTTTATATTGAGTTTCGTTTGGCTAATTTATACCTCCTCTACTTCTAGAAGGAACAAGGAGGAGCTTCCCACCACACCTTCAATGGCAGATAACCAAACGGCTGACAGAGCTTTACAAATGTCTCAAAACCGAAAATGCCAGTTGTCAAAGATGGCTGAAACTGCTGACATAATCATCGTCGGTGCTGGAGTTGCTGGTTCAGCACTTGCTTATGCTCTTGGGAAG GATGGTTGGCAAGTGCATGTAATTGAAAGGGACTTGACTGAACCTGACAGAATTGTTGGTGAATATCTACAACCTGGGGGTTATCTGAAACTACTGGAATTGGGTTTACAAG ATTGTGTAAATGGAATTGATGCACAGCAAGTGTTTGGATATATTCTTTCCATGGATGGGAAAAACTGCAAGCTTCCATATCCATTGGAAAACTTCCATCCGGATGTGGCTGGGAGAGGGTTTCATCATGGGCCTTTCATCCAAAAGTTGAGGCAAAAAGTTGCATCTCTACCTAA TGTGAAGTTGGAAGAAGGGACAGTCGGCTCTCTGATTGAAGAAAAGGGTACTGTGAAAGGGGTGAAGTATAAATCAAAAGCTGGTAACGATCAGACTGCAAATGCTCCCCTCACCATAGTGTGTGATGGTTGCCATTCAAATCTTAAACGCTCCCTTTGCATTCCTAAG GTTGATTTCCCTTCTTGCTATGTCGGTTTGGTTCTTGAGAATTGTGAGCTTCCATTCTCAAGTCATGGGCATGTAGCTTTGGCAGATCCTTTACCTCTAGTCTTTTATCCAATAAGTAGCAACGAAGTCCGCTGTCTGGTTGATGTACCTGGCCAGAGAGTTCCTTCCATTAGTACTGGTGAAATGGCCCGTTATTTGAAGACAGTAGTGGCACCTCAG GTTCCCCCAGAACTGTACACTGCTTTCTTAGCTTCCATAGAAAAAGGAAACATAAAATCAATGCCCAACAGAAGCATGCCTGCTGCTCCTTATCCCACTGCTGGTGCCCTTTTAATTGGGGATGCATTCAATATGCGGAACGCTTTAACTGGAGGAGGAATGACTGTCGCTCTATCAGACGTCGTCTTG CCTGTGGCATCCACTATAAACGCCTTGTCAGATGCACTATACAAGGTCTTCGGCAAATCTACTGATCCAGCAAGGGAGGAAATGCGCCAGGCATGTTTCGACTATCTGAGCCTTGGAGGAATTTTCTCAAGTGGACCAATCTCCATTCTGTCTGGTCTAAACCCTTGTCCATGGTGTTTGCTTCTCCATTTCTTTGCTGTTGTCACTTATGGTGTTATGCGCTTGTTACTTCCATTTCCTTCACCCAAACGAATGTGGATTGGAGCCCGaatgattttg GGTGCATCAGGAATCATATACCCTATAATCAAAGCTGAAGGAGTTAGACAGATGTTCTTCCCTGTAACTGTGCCAGCATACCATAGAACAACTCCTGTAAATTTAGCAAAAGAGAACAAGATACtgaaataa
- the LOC107427421 gene encoding squalene epoxidase 1-like isoform X1 codes for MEYYHYILLSGAFAFILSFVWLIYTSSTSRRNKEELPTTPSMADNQTADRALQMSQNRKCQLSKMAETADIIIVGAGVAGSALAYALGKDGWQVHVIERDLTEPDRIVGEYLQPGGYLKLLELGLQDCVNGIDAQQVFGYILSMDGKNCKLPYPLENFHPDVAGRGFHHGPFIQKLRQKVASLPNVKLEEGTVGSLIEEKGTVKGVKYKSKAGNDQTANAPLTIVCDGCHSNLKRSLCIPKVDFPSCYVGLVLENCELPFSSHGHVALADPLPLVFYPISSNEVRCLVDVPGQRVPSISTGEMARYLKTVVAPQVPPELYTAFLASIEKGNIKSMPNRSMPAAPYPTAGALLIGDAFNMRNALTGGGMTVALSDVVLVRNLLRPLHSLNDASALCKYLESFYTLRKPVASTINALSDALYKVFGKSTDPAREEMRQACFDYLSLGGIFSSGPISILSGLNPCPWCLLLHFFAVVTYGVMRLLLPFPSPKRMWIGARMILGASGIIYPIIKAEGVRQMFFPVTVPAYHRTTPVNLAKENKILK; via the exons ATGGAATATTaccattatatattattgagtGGAGCTTTTGCTTTTATATTGAGTTTCGTTTGGCTAATTTATACCTCCTCTACTTCTAGAAGGAACAAGGAGGAGCTTCCCACCACACCTTCAATGGCAGATAACCAAACGGCTGACAGAGCTTTACAAATGTCTCAAAACCGAAAATGCCAGTTGTCAAAGATGGCTGAAACTGCTGACATAATCATCGTCGGTGCTGGAGTTGCTGGTTCAGCACTTGCTTATGCTCTTGGGAAG GATGGTTGGCAAGTGCATGTAATTGAAAGGGACTTGACTGAACCTGACAGAATTGTTGGTGAATATCTACAACCTGGGGGTTATCTGAAACTACTGGAATTGGGTTTACAAG ATTGTGTAAATGGAATTGATGCACAGCAAGTGTTTGGATATATTCTTTCCATGGATGGGAAAAACTGCAAGCTTCCATATCCATTGGAAAACTTCCATCCGGATGTGGCTGGGAGAGGGTTTCATCATGGGCCTTTCATCCAAAAGTTGAGGCAAAAAGTTGCATCTCTACCTAA TGTGAAGTTGGAAGAAGGGACAGTCGGCTCTCTGATTGAAGAAAAGGGTACTGTGAAAGGGGTGAAGTATAAATCAAAAGCTGGTAACGATCAGACTGCAAATGCTCCCCTCACCATAGTGTGTGATGGTTGCCATTCAAATCTTAAACGCTCCCTTTGCATTCCTAAG GTTGATTTCCCTTCTTGCTATGTCGGTTTGGTTCTTGAGAATTGTGAGCTTCCATTCTCAAGTCATGGGCATGTAGCTTTGGCAGATCCTTTACCTCTAGTCTTTTATCCAATAAGTAGCAACGAAGTCCGCTGTCTGGTTGATGTACCTGGCCAGAGAGTTCCTTCCATTAGTACTGGTGAAATGGCCCGTTATTTGAAGACAGTAGTGGCACCTCAG GTTCCCCCAGAACTGTACACTGCTTTCTTAGCTTCCATAGAAAAAGGAAACATAAAATCAATGCCCAACAGAAGCATGCCTGCTGCTCCTTATCCCACTGCTGGTGCCCTTTTAATTGGGGATGCATTCAATATGCGGAACGCTTTAACTGGAGGAGGAATGACTGTCGCTCTATCAGACGTCGTCTTGGTAAGGAACCTCCTAAGACCTCTGCACAGTCTCAATGATGCATCTGCACTGTGCAAATATCTTGAATCCTTCTATACACTGCGAAAG CCTGTGGCATCCACTATAAACGCCTTGTCAGATGCACTATACAAGGTCTTCGGCAAATCTACTGATCCAGCAAGGGAGGAAATGCGCCAGGCATGTTTCGACTATCTGAGCCTTGGAGGAATTTTCTCAAGTGGACCAATCTCCATTCTGTCTGGTCTAAACCCTTGTCCATGGTGTTTGCTTCTCCATTTCTTTGCTGTTGTCACTTATGGTGTTATGCGCTTGTTACTTCCATTTCCTTCACCCAAACGAATGTGGATTGGAGCCCGaatgattttg GGTGCATCAGGAATCATATACCCTATAATCAAAGCTGAAGGAGTTAGACAGATGTTCTTCCCTGTAACTGTGCCAGCATACCATAGAACAACTCCTGTAAATTTAGCAAAAGAGAACAAGATACtgaaataa
- the LOC107427421 gene encoding squalene monooxygenase SE1-like isoform X3 gives MADNQTADRALQMSQNRKCQLSKMAETADIIIVGAGVAGSALAYALGKDGWQVHVIERDLTEPDRIVGEYLQPGGYLKLLELGLQDCVNGIDAQQVFGYILSMDGKNCKLPYPLENFHPDVAGRGFHHGPFIQKLRQKVASLPNVKLEEGTVGSLIEEKGTVKGVKYKSKAGNDQTANAPLTIVCDGCHSNLKRSLCIPKVDFPSCYVGLVLENCELPFSSHGHVALADPLPLVFYPISSNEVRCLVDVPGQRVPSISTGEMARYLKTVVAPQVPPELYTAFLASIEKGNIKSMPNRSMPAAPYPTAGALLIGDAFNMRNALTGGGMTVALSDVVLVRNLLRPLHSLNDASALCKYLESFYTLRKPVASTINALSDALYKVFGKSTDPAREEMRQACFDYLSLGGIFSSGPISILSGLNPCPWCLLLHFFAVVTYGVMRLLLPFPSPKRMWIGARMILGASGIIYPIIKAEGVRQMFFPVTVPAYHRTTPVNLAKENKILK, from the exons ATGGCAGATAACCAAACGGCTGACAGAGCTTTACAAATGTCTCAAAACCGAAAATGCCAGTTGTCAAAGATGGCTGAAACTGCTGACATAATCATCGTCGGTGCTGGAGTTGCTGGTTCAGCACTTGCTTATGCTCTTGGGAAG GATGGTTGGCAAGTGCATGTAATTGAAAGGGACTTGACTGAACCTGACAGAATTGTTGGTGAATATCTACAACCTGGGGGTTATCTGAAACTACTGGAATTGGGTTTACAAG ATTGTGTAAATGGAATTGATGCACAGCAAGTGTTTGGATATATTCTTTCCATGGATGGGAAAAACTGCAAGCTTCCATATCCATTGGAAAACTTCCATCCGGATGTGGCTGGGAGAGGGTTTCATCATGGGCCTTTCATCCAAAAGTTGAGGCAAAAAGTTGCATCTCTACCTAA TGTGAAGTTGGAAGAAGGGACAGTCGGCTCTCTGATTGAAGAAAAGGGTACTGTGAAAGGGGTGAAGTATAAATCAAAAGCTGGTAACGATCAGACTGCAAATGCTCCCCTCACCATAGTGTGTGATGGTTGCCATTCAAATCTTAAACGCTCCCTTTGCATTCCTAAG GTTGATTTCCCTTCTTGCTATGTCGGTTTGGTTCTTGAGAATTGTGAGCTTCCATTCTCAAGTCATGGGCATGTAGCTTTGGCAGATCCTTTACCTCTAGTCTTTTATCCAATAAGTAGCAACGAAGTCCGCTGTCTGGTTGATGTACCTGGCCAGAGAGTTCCTTCCATTAGTACTGGTGAAATGGCCCGTTATTTGAAGACAGTAGTGGCACCTCAG GTTCCCCCAGAACTGTACACTGCTTTCTTAGCTTCCATAGAAAAAGGAAACATAAAATCAATGCCCAACAGAAGCATGCCTGCTGCTCCTTATCCCACTGCTGGTGCCCTTTTAATTGGGGATGCATTCAATATGCGGAACGCTTTAACTGGAGGAGGAATGACTGTCGCTCTATCAGACGTCGTCTTGGTAAGGAACCTCCTAAGACCTCTGCACAGTCTCAATGATGCATCTGCACTGTGCAAATATCTTGAATCCTTCTATACACTGCGAAAG CCTGTGGCATCCACTATAAACGCCTTGTCAGATGCACTATACAAGGTCTTCGGCAAATCTACTGATCCAGCAAGGGAGGAAATGCGCCAGGCATGTTTCGACTATCTGAGCCTTGGAGGAATTTTCTCAAGTGGACCAATCTCCATTCTGTCTGGTCTAAACCCTTGTCCATGGTGTTTGCTTCTCCATTTCTTTGCTGTTGTCACTTATGGTGTTATGCGCTTGTTACTTCCATTTCCTTCACCCAAACGAATGTGGATTGGAGCCCGaatgattttg GGTGCATCAGGAATCATATACCCTATAATCAAAGCTGAAGGAGTTAGACAGATGTTCTTCCCTGTAACTGTGCCAGCATACCATAGAACAACTCCTGTAAATTTAGCAAAAGAGAACAAGATACtgaaataa
- the LOC107427481 gene encoding uncharacterized protein LOC107427481, with translation MDDHTFVVGQEFPDVKSFRNAIKEAAIAQHFELRIIKSDLIRYFAKCATDGCPWRIRAVKLPNVPTFTIRSLEGTHTCGRNAHNGHHQASVDWIVSFIEERLRDNINYKPKDILHDIQKQYGITIPYKQAWRAKERGLAAIYGSSEEGYCLLPSYCEQIKKTNPGSIADVFTTGADNRFQRLFISFYASIYGFLNGCLPIIGLGGIHLKSKYLGTLLSATSFDADGGLFPLAFGVVDVENDESWMWFLSELHKAIEMNSENIPQLTFLSDGQKGIVDAVRRKFPNSFHAFCMRHLSESIGKEFKNSRLVHLLCKAAYSTTSIGFKEKMVEIEEVSPDAAKWLQQFHPSRWALVYFEGTRYGHLSSNIEEFNRWILEARELPIIQVIERIHSKLMAEFEERRLKSNSWFSVLAPSAEKRMMEAISRASTYQVLRSDEVEFEVLSAERSDIVNIGSHCCSCRDWQLYGIPCSHAVAALISCRKDIYSFTEKCFTVASYRETYAEEIYPVPGKLEWRKTDEPPADDDAPLVRPPKFRRPPGRPEKKRICVEDINREKHTVHCSRCNQTGHYKTTCKAESMNSIEQF, from the coding sequence ATGGACGACCACACATTTGTTGTTGGTCAAGAGTTCCCTGATGTCAAGTCCTTCCGGAATGCAATAAAAGAAGCTGCAATTGCACAACATTTTGAGCTTCGTATTATAAAAAGTGATCTTATTCGTTACTTTGCAAAGTGTGCCACAGATGGTTGTCCATGGCGCATTCGTGCTGTCAAGCTTCCTAATGTCCCAACCTTTACAATAAGAAGCCTTGAAGGGACACATACATGTGGTAGAAATGCTCACAATGGACACCATCAGGCATCTGTTGATTGGATTGTGAGTTTTATAGAGGAGCGTTTGCGAGATAACATCAACTATAAACCAAAGGATATATTGCATGACATTCAGAAACAATATGGGATCACCATTCCATATAAGCAAGCTTGGCGTGCAAAGGAACGGGGACTTGCTGCTATTTACGGCTCTTCTGAAGAAGGATATTGTCTGCTTCCTTCATATTGTGAGCAAATAAAGAAAACCAACCCTGGAAGTATTGCAGATGTGTTTACCACTGGTGCAGATAACCGTTTCCAGCGGCTcttcatttcattttatgcaTCAATATATGGTTTTCTGAATGGTTGCTTGCCCATTATTGGCCTTGGGGGAATCCATCTTAAAAGCAAATACCTTGGTACCTTACTCTCGGCAACTTCTTTTGATGCTGATGGGGGGTTATTTCCGCTTGCATTCGGTGTTGTTGATGTGGAAAATGATGAGAGCTGGATGTGGTTCTTATCAGAATTGCACAAGGCAATAGAAATGAACTCAGAGAATATCCCACAGCTAACATTTTTATCAGATGGACAAAAGGGCATCGTGGATGCAGTCAGAAGAAAATTCCCAAATTCTTTTCATGCATTTTGTATGCGCCATTTGAGTGAAAGCATTGGCAAAGAGTTCAAGAACTCGAGGCTCGTCCATCTTCTATGTAAAGCTGCATATTCCACCACCAGTATTGGTTTCAAAGAAAAAATGGTTGAAATCGAGGAGGTTTCGCCTGATGCTGCAAAGTGGCTGCAACAGTTTCATCCTTCCCGCTGGGCATTAGTATATTTTGAAGGAACACGTTATGGTCATCTATCATCAAACATTGAAGAGTTCAATAGATGGATTCTTGAAGCTCGTGAGTTGCCTATAATCCAGGTGATTGAAAGAATTCATAGTAAATTGATGGCTGAGTTTGAAGAGCGGCGGTTGAAGAGTAATTCCTGGTTTTCTGTGCTTGCCCCATCTGCTGAAAAGCGAATGATGGAAGCAATCAGTCGTGCTTCTACTTATCAAGTTCTTCGATCTGATGAAGTTGAATTTGAGGTTCTCTCAGCTGAGCGATCAGACATTGTGAACATTGGTTCTCATTGTTGTTCCTGCCGTGATTGGCAGCTCTATGGAATACCATGTTCTCATGCTGTTGCAGCCCTAATCTCATGTCGGAAAGATATATATTCCTTCACAGAGAAGTGTTTTACTGTTGCCAGTTACCGGGAGACATATGCTGAAGAGATATATCCTGTCCCTGGAAAGCTAGAATGGAGGAAAACAGATGAACCTCCTGCAGATGATGACGCACCACTCGTCCGGCCTCCCAAGTTTCGTCGACCACCAGGACGCCCTGAAAAGAAACGAATTTGTGTAGAAGACATTAATCGTGAGAAACATACGGTACATTGTAGTAGGTGTAACCAAACTGGACATTATAAGACAACCTGCAAAGCAGAAAGTATGAATAGTATTGAACAGTTTTAG